The window TGCGATCAACGCCGCCTCTCGGAGGCACCAACGGCCCTTGCGCCGCGACAATGGACTTGTAGATCTCCGCTATCATCCCTTCGTCGTACTCCTTCATCGGCAACCTCCCGAACCCGTTCCCTATCATCCGCGTGCTGGCGATTCTCAGCATCATATCCACGTAAGCGTCTCGCATCCGGAGTATAAATTTCTTCGGCGAGAACCGGAGTTTCAGCTCCACCGGCGGCGCCAGTTTGATCCTCCAGAATCTCCAGCAGCTGGTAGATCCATTAGCAGCACCGGAACCAAGTTTCAGCACTCGCATTCGCAGTTTTCTTTTCCGTCTGGAATAGGAATTCAGCCGCGTGTATCCCTTCCTCCGCCAAGACCTTCTTCCTCCGTTGAGTAAATTTGTCGAGTCCCTTTCCATTTCCATATCTTCTGATTTTTTTGGGTATACTTTACTGAGTGCATTTAACGATATGATATGGTGGGAAAAAAGTGAAAGTTTTTACTATATGGAAACAGAAGACAGTTGGGAGTAGGCTGTTTAATGTTTCAATAATTTTCATGTATGGAAATGATAGGTAGGAGCTGGAAAATTTAGTTGAAGTGAAACATTAttccaaaaggtgaaatcgctcgGGCGCCCCTCACACCCTGTCCGATGGGTatgtgagaggaggtaaatcatggtaACCTGACCTACCAGCAGTGGCTAGACCCGTGCTCACCGCGCACAAGGAGCCTCCCCCCTACGTCGAAGGGAGTTACTCCCACACTGccgcttgcgagactcgatccTTAGTCATTATTCCAAGATGTCACCACTGCTAGCCAGTCAGGCTAAGCCCATGCGGGCGTTGAAGTGAAACATTACATA is drawn from Primulina eburnea isolate SZY01 chromosome 10, ASM2296580v1, whole genome shotgun sequence and contains these coding sequences:
- the LOC140803651 gene encoding uncharacterized protein, producing MEMERDSTNLLNGGRRSWRRKGYTRLNSYSRRKRKLRMRVLKLGSGAANGSTSCWRFWRIKLAPPVELKLRFSPKKFILRMRDAYVDMMLRIASTRMIGNGFGRLPMKEYDEGMIAEIYKSIVAAQGPLVPPRGGVDRRG